CTAATGATCCAGATACTGAGTCTATTGGCAGAACTCGCACTGCTGATGAAAATATACAAACAGTATTACTCGATGATTTTGAAATTCCTCAGGGATGGCAAACTCAGATTCCATTAGATTTTGGGATTGCTAGAGCTCTTTATAGAGATGGTGGTCCTAAAGAAATTCAAAATGAAAATAATAAATTTGTATTAGGCATAAAAACAATTTTTTTCCGGCGGAATTTTGGATGGATGTCTATTGATCGCCCTTATCCATTAACTTTGCGAAATATTGTTAAAAATTTTAGCTTTTGGCTTGTTGGACGTAATCGTAGACATGTGATATCTATAAAAGTAAGAGATGTGCAAGGCAATAAAATGCGTGTTCCTGCAGGAGAAATGAAATGGCAGGGTTGGAAAAAAGTGATAGTTCCAGTAACAGATCCTGTTGTTCAATTTGATCCTTTAATTAATAGAAAAGGGCTTGATGTATTAGGATTTCATTTGGATTTTAAAGCAAATGATATTACTACTTCAGAGCCATATTATCTTTATTTTGATTATTTCACTGCATCAATGAATTTTCAAGCAGCTCAAGCTGAGGATGATATGGTTGATAATTGGTAAATTTTATTATTATTTTTTTGGGGAGTCTTTTATATTTTATAAAAGACTCTTATTTTTTGTATATTAATCATAGAATTTTGATCTCATTTTATAAGAGAATTATTATATTTAAAGAAACAAAAAAGGAGGGCTAATAGAAACATGTTTATAGAATTGGCAAATCAAATTGCTAGCAGATATGATGTACCAAATACTTTTGTTGAAACCATTGTAACAATGATTATTATTCCAGCTTTGTGGATTCTTAGAGGAATAGCAATTATTGGCATTTTATTACCTGTTTTTAGATTATTTATTATTCATAATAAATATGAATATGAACATTTTGGTCAAAGATTAATATTTGTTGTTGCTTGGATTATTTTGAATATTTGGATTTTATTTATTAGTAATGAAGATTGGTTTTGGAAATGTATTTGGATTGACATGATAGGAATTATTTTAAGTATACAATATATAATTTTTTTAAATAATCAATTGATTGAAAATAAATATCTTAAGTTATTGAATATTAGGCAGTTAAAGAAAAAAATTTAGTATCAAAAATTCTATCAACTTTTCTTTTCAATTTCTAATTCTTTAATAATTTCAGAAACACGCTGTATTGAATATGAATATTCTCGGTAAATTTCTTGAATTTTTCTATTGGTATTCCTGATAGAATGAGATCTATTATGAAGTTCTTTAACGTCACTGTTGAGATTTCCAGCAGTATGTTGTAGATCTTGAACTTTATTATTGCTTTGTTCAATCGAAATCAACATTTTTTCTAAAATTTGTTGTACTTCATCTACTAGAACAATAATATCTTTAGTATCTACAGACATTTGAATATTTTGTTCTGTGAGAGCGTTAACTCTCTGAACAATGTCATCAATAGCAGTAGAAAAATCAGAAATATTAGTGTTGATGCTCACAAATGAACGTCCTGTATGTCTAATAATTTCCACAGCTTCTTCTATTGATTTAATATTAGTGCGTAAGGTACGATTAATAATATCTGCATTTTGTGTTGTTTCTGTAGAGAGATTTTTTATTTCTTTTGCTACAATAGCAAAACCTCCACCAGCTTTCCCAGCACGTGATGCTTCGACAGCTGCATTTAATGCAAGCACATTTGTACGTTCTGCTACTTCCATTATCAATGAAATGATATCCAGCATATTTTTGGAATTTTCCGCTACTTTTTCGACAGCTGAGATAGAATGATGCATACGTTCTTCACCTTGTTGTGTAACTTCAATAAGATTACTCATTTGAGATCGATTAGTTTGGGTAATAAAATCAATTTCCTGAGATGTTTCAGAAATATTTTCTACTTTTATTTTATATTCTTCCATGCCTTGTCTATGTTTTGTAAATACGTTCATAATGTTACCAGCAGCATTTGTAATACTGTCATTTCTTACTACAAAATCTTTTAGAGCAAGATCCAAATTATGCATATTTTCTGAAAATTGTTGGATATATTCTTGAAGTGATAAAGTTATTTCGTCTCCTGTTGTTGTCTGTTGTTCCAATTGTTTACTGGTTTCTTGACTTTCTAATGATAGTGTAATAATTTTTTGTAAATTTTTATTTTGAGCCTCATTACGCTTCTCTTCTTCTCTAGCTCTGGAAACAATTTGACCCGTTAGTAGAAAAGTTTGATCAGATAGAAGAGTAATG
This genomic stretch from Brevinema andersonii harbors:
- a CDS encoding flagellar filament outer layer protein FlaA, translated to MKKQNNIWSLLIFSVFIATPILGQDTTAIPPETPSDTANLPVVPNDPDTESIGRTRTADENIQTVLLDDFEIPQGWQTQIPLDFGIARALYRDGGPKEIQNENNKFVLGIKTIFFRRNFGWMSIDRPYPLTLRNIVKNFSFWLVGRNRRHVISIKVRDVQGNKMRVPAGEMKWQGWKKVIVPVTDPVVQFDPLINRKGLDVLGFHLDFKANDITTSEPYYLYFDYFTASMNFQAAQAEDDMVDNW
- a CDS encoding methyl-accepting chemotaxis protein, with amino-acid sequence MDIIKEQEKNFHLKIQEKILKIFNISFILILLFLLTVLLKDNRIMEFQIAISLITMLTVSSIFLYTNRFEIASYISITGMTLAITLIAVFKYDKPMMVYEFSTFMSVTILLSTILAQRRSFCIITGIYTQLFILFFGFVLQQRIPGLHILTDTTASLTSIMLITLLSDQTFLLTGQIVSRAREEEKRNEAQNKNLQKIITLSLESQETSKQLEQQTTTGDEITLSLQEYIQQFSENMHNLDLALKDFVVRNDSITNAAGNIMNVFTKHRQGMEEYKIKVENISETSQEIDFITQTNRSQMSNLIEVTQQGEERMHHSISAVEKVAENSKNMLDIISLIMEVAERTNVLALNAAVEASRAGKAGGGFAIVAKEIKNLSTETTQNADIINRTLRTNIKSIEEAVEIIRHTGRSFVSINTNISDFSTAIDDIVQRVNALTEQNIQMSVDTKDIIVLVDEVQQILEKMLISIEQSNNKVQDLQHTAGNLNSDVKELHNRSHSIRNTNRKIQEIYREYSYSIQRVSEIIKELEIEKKS